In Ureibacillus thermophilus, the genomic stretch ATGTGGGCACTATCGGCGCTCAGTTTTATATTGGCGGTATTTCTTCCTTCTTCCATTGTTCTTGTGGTTTCTATTATAGATATCCTTTTCCTGCTTGTTGTTCGATTCGTCCGAAATTTGGTTATCGCCGAAGTTTTCTTGTATATGATCCCATTTTTTACAGGGATGTTGTTCTTTTGGCTGGCGCAGTTTGTCATTAGCATTGGAACAGCATTTCTATACTCTATTTTCATTGGAACAGCGATTCTTTTTATTTTCCTTGCTCTATTGGGATTGAAAATGCTCCTGTATATGACAGATGGAGCAGCCTATATTGCGGCAAGTTT encodes the following:
- a CDS encoding Bax inhibitor-1 family protein encodes the protein MYGHHVSLVLKHFALMWALSALSFILAVFLPSSIVLVVSIIDILFLLVVRFVRNLVIAEVFLYMIPFFTGMLFFWLAQFVISIGTAFLYSIFIGTAILFIFLALLGLKMLLYMTDGAAYIAASLLILVFFVFIYFFIPYKSIIYLLLSCFLVLALVLFTVHHFNLIRKHYVRENEVINTALRLYLSFINILFFSLEFLTGYKRR